A genomic stretch from Solanum stenotomum isolate F172 chromosome 8, ASM1918654v1, whole genome shotgun sequence includes:
- the LOC125873382 gene encoding uncharacterized protein LOC125873382: protein MADHSRATSHEFCGSFGFGSVCKVCKSFVSILSPKKTHHKPKSNILQDNHHKVSVKKSSVDEDIDDDEQFTYKLNEGLNKKHQSNEHYYYTSSPKSSPPHSRSTSPSRLSRTISRIFRATSVKNHNHNGGGGGSGPALASTLSRNASSHVDLTSHHAASKSFSRSVSLRNGGAEAPAPAASTTLPASFSRNASRKSSTPIMFSSSTGLVKPPPTEKTLECTLDELCFGCVKKMKVTMTDNGLTEEEEVLTIKVKPGWTKGTKITFEGKGNERPGTSAADVIFVIVEKKHPLFKRDGDNVELAVEIPLVKALTGCTISIPLLGGQKMSLTIDDIICPGYEKIIEGQGMPKPKEEGNRGNLIVTFLVAFPTEIAEEQRSDIVRILQDCC, encoded by the exons ATGGCAGATCATTCACGGGCCACATCTCATGAGTTTTGCGGCAGTTTTGGATTTGGAAGTGTTTGTAAAGTTTGCAAATCCTTTGTCTCCATTTTATCTCCTAAGAAAACACATCATAAGCCTAAATCCAATATCCTTCAAGATAATCATCACAAg GTTAGTGTAAAGAAAAGTAGTGTTGATGAAGACATAGATGATGATGAACAATTTACATATAAGCTCAATGAAGGACTTAACAAAAAACACCAAAGCAATGAACATTACTACTACACAAGTTCTCCTAAATCAAGCCCTCCTCATTCAAGAAGCACTAGCCCATCTCGACTCTCCAGGACAATTTCTCGAATTTTTCGAGCCACGAGCgtgaaaaatcacaaccataatggtggtggtggtggtagtGGACCAGCATTAGCGAGCACATTATCGCGTAATGCTAGTAGTCATGTTGACTTAACTAGTCATCATGCAGCTTCGAAATCCTTTTCACGGAGCGTGAGCCTAAGGAATGGTGGTGCGGAAGCACCCGCACCAGCAGCCTCAACAACATTACCAGCCTCGTTTTCGCGTAATGCAAGCCGGAAGAGCTCAACTCCGATAATGTTTTCAAGCTCAACTGGATTGGTAAAGCCACCACCAACGGAAAAGACACTTGAGTGCACCTTAGATGAGTTGTGCTTTGGATGTGTAAAGAAGATGAAAGTCACAATGACAGATAATGG GTTAACAGAAGAAGAGGAAGTACTAACAATCAAAGTGAAGCCAGGATGGACAAAAGGGACAAAGATAACATTTGAAGGCAAGGGTAATGAGAGACCAGGCACTTCAGCAGCAGATGTAATCTTCGTGATCGTGGAGAAAAAACACCCTCTATTCAAGAGAGACGGCGACAATGTGGAGTTGGCAGTAGAAATCCCATTGGTAAAAGCTCTTACAGGTTGCACTATTTCCATACCTTTATTGGGTGGGCAGAAGATGAGTTTAACAATCGATGATATTATATGTCCTGGTTATGAAAAGATTATAGAAGGACAGGGGATGCCTAAACCCAAAGAGGAAGGGAACAGAGGGAACTTGATTGTCACTTTCTTAGTAGCATTTCCAACTGAAATTGCTGAGGAACAAAGGTCCGATATAGTCAGGATTTTACAAGATTGCTGTTGA
- the LOC125873539 gene encoding uncharacterized protein LOC125873539 — MDNVIGSLLSGFGAILGKIFGHPFDFLAGKSCSKICGPTWDLSCYIENFCISHLLKLAILSILLYFALLFLYLQYKLGIYGCICHMLCRSTWTCLYTFFSVLDCCCNFLCFKQKKTTSRRHQIGRDIEEEGELYQRKNEWRKRSKRDQRKEHFRRFLRAKSHKKHRQHIR; from the exons ATGGACAATGTAATTGGTTCATTGTTATCAGGGTTTGGTgcaattttaggaaaaattttTGGTCATCCATTTGATTTTTTAGCTGGAAAATCCTGCAG CAAAATATGCGGTCCAACATGGGATTTGTCGTGTTACATAGAGAACTTTTGCATTTCTCATTTGCTCAAACTGGCTATTCTCTCAATTCTGTTATACTTTG CTCTCTTGTTCTTGTATTTGCAATACAAGTTGGGCATATATGGGTGCATTTGTCACATGCTTTGTAGATCAACATGGACATGTTTGTATacttttttttcagttttagattgttgttgcaattttttatgcttcaaacaaaaaaagacaACAAGTAGAAGACATCAAATTGGAAGAGatattgaagaagaaggtgaattatatcaaagaaaaaatgagtggagaaaaaggtcaaaaagGGATCAAAGGAAAGAACATTTCAGAAGGTTTTTGAGGGCAAAGAGTCATAAGAAGCATAGACAACAcataagataa
- the LOC125873404 gene encoding NAC domain-containing protein 2-like — translation MTAAELQLPPGFRFHPTDEELVTHYLCRKCTSQPIAVPIVTEIDLYKFDPWDLPDLALYGEKEWYFFSPRDRKYPNGSRPNRAAGSGYWKATGADKPIGIPKAVGIKKALVFYSGKAPKGEKTNWIMHEYRLADVDRSARKNNNSLRLDDWVLCRIYNKKGSIEKNRKMNTTCSMDTVGSPEDRKPEILPPLPPPPQPQQLHNDFFYLPSDSVPKIHSDSSCSEHVLSPEFTCEREVQSQPKLTDWEKATLDLPFNYMDATTGATTVDNSLLGSQFQSCYQMSPLQDMFMHLHRPF, via the exons atgacagcAGCTGAATTGCAGTTACCTCCAGGATTCAGATTTCATCCAACTGATGAAGAACTTGTGACGCATTATTTATGCCGAAAATGCACTTCCCAGCCAATTGCTGTACCAATTGTAACTGAAATTGATCTCTACAAGTTTGATCCATGGGATCTTCCTG ATTTGGCATTGTATGGAGAGAAAGAGTGGTACTTCTTTTCACCTCGAGATCGGAAGTATCCGAACGGTTCACGGCCGAATCGAGCTGCTGGAAGTGGATATTGGAAGGCTACTGGTGCGGATAAGCCGATTGGAATTCCGAAAGCGGTGGGAATTAAGAAAGCATTGGTGTTTTATTCTGGTAAGGCACCTAAAGGAGAGAAGACTAATTGGATCATGCATGAATATCGTCTTGCTGATGTTGATCGATCTGCTCGTAAGAACAACAATAGCTTAAGG CTAGATGATTGGGTTCTATGTAGAATTTACAACAAAAAGGGATCGATTGAGAAGAATCGGAAAATGAACACTACCTGCTCTATGGATACAGTTGGATCTCCAGAAGATAGGAAGCCGGAGATTCTACCACCGCTACCTCCACCGCCTCAGCCGCAGCAATTGCACAACGATTTCTTCTACCTGCCGTCCGATTCAGTTCCGAAGATCCACTCCGATTCAAGCTGCTCAGAGCACGTGCTCTCACCGGAATTCACATGCGAGAGAGAAGTGCAGAGCCAGCCGAAACTGACTGATTGGGAGAAAGCTACCCTCGATCTTCCGTTTAATTACATGGATGCCACTACCGGCGCGACAACGGTGGATAATAGCTTGTTAGGTTCTCAGTTTCAGAGCTGTTATCAGATGTCGCCGCTGCAGGATATGTTCATGCACCTGCACAGACCTTTTTGA